Proteins encoded together in one Piliocolobus tephrosceles isolate RC106 chromosome 15, ASM277652v3, whole genome shotgun sequence window:
- the LIMS1 gene encoding LIM and senescent cell antigen-like-containing domain protein 1 isoform X2, whose translation MTALQLKELSHSGLYRRRRDRPDSLRVNGLPEEELSNMANALASATCERCKGGFAPAEKIVNSNGELYHEQCFVCAQCFQQFPEGLFYEFEGRKYCEHDFQMLFAPCCHQCGEFIIGRVIKAMNNSWHPECFRCDLCQEVLADIGFVKNAGRHLCRPCHNREKARGLGKYICQKCHAIIDEQPLIFKNDPYHPDHFNCANCGKELTADARELKGELYCLPCHDKMGVPICGACRRPIEGRVVNAMGKQWHVEHFVCAKCEKPFLGHRHYERKGLAYCETHYNQLFGDVCFHCNRVIEGDVVSALNKAWCVNCFACSTCNTKLTLKNKFVEFDMKPVCKKCYEKFPLELKKRLKKLAETLGRK comes from the exons CAACATGGCCAATGCCCTGGCCAGCGCCACTTGTGAGCGCTGCAAGGGCGGCTTTGCACCCGCTGAGAAGATCGTGAACAGTAACGGGGAGCTGTACCATGAACAGTGTTTCGTGTGCGCTCAGTGCTTCCAGCAGTTCCCAGAAGGACTCTTCTATGAG TTTGAAGGAAGAAAGTACTGTGAACATGACTTTCAGATGCTCTTTGCCCCTTGCTGTCATCAGTGTG GTGAATTCATCATTGGCCGAGTTATCAAAGCCATGAATAACAGCTGGCATCCAGAGTGCTTCCGCTGTGACCTCTGCCAGGAAGTTCTGGCGGATATCGGGTTTGTCAAGAATGCTGGGAG ACACCTGTGTCGCCCCTGTCATAATCGTGAGAAAGCGAGAGGCCTTGGGAAATATATCTGCCAGAAATGCCATGCTATCATCGACGAGCAGCCTCTGATATTCAAGAATGACCCCTACCATCCAGACCATTTCAACTGTGCCAACTGCGG GAAGGAACTGACTGCTGATGCGCGGGAGCTGAAAGGGGAGCTGTACTGCCTGCCATGCCATGATAAAATGGGGGTCCCCATCTGTGGCGCTTGCCGACGGCCCATTGAAGGGCGCGTGGTGAACGCCATGGGCAAGCAGTGGCATGTGGAG cattttGTTTGCGCCAAGTGTGAGAAACCCTTTCTTGGACATCGCCATTATGAGAGGAAAGGCCTGGCGTATTGTGAAACCCACTATAACCAG CTATTTGGTGATGTTTGTTTCCACTGCAATCGTGTTATAGAAGGTGATG tGGTCTCTGCTCTTAATAAGGCCTGGTGTGTGAACTGCTTTGCCTGTTCTACCTGCAACACTAAGTTAACACTCAA GAATAAGTTTGTGGAGTTTGACATGAAGCCGGTCTGTAAGAAGTGCTATGAGAAATTTCCACTGGAGCTGAAGAAAAGACTTAAGAAACTAGCCGAGACCTTAGGAAGGAAATAA
- the LIMS1 gene encoding LIM and senescent cell antigen-like-containing domain protein 1 isoform X4 — protein sequence MANALASATCERCKGGFAPAEKIVNSNGELYHEQCFVCAQCFQQFPEGLFYEFEGRKYCEHDFQMLFAPCCHQCGEFIIGRVIKAMNNSWHPECFRCDLCQEVLADIGFVKNAGRHLCRPCHNREKARGLGKYICQKCHAIIDEQPLIFKNDPYHPDHFNCANCGKELTADARELKGELYCLPCHDKMGVPICGACRRPIEGRVVNAMGKQWHVEHFVCAKCEKPFLGHRHYERKGLAYCETHYNQLFGDVCFHCNRVIEGDVVSALNKAWCVNCFACSTCNTKLTLKNKFVEFDMKPVCKKCYEKFPLELKKRLKKLAETLGRK from the exons ATGGCCAATGCCCTGGCCAGCGCCACTTGTGAGCGCTGCAAGGGCGGCTTTGCACCCGCTGAGAAGATCGTGAACAGTAACGGGGAGCTGTACCATGAACAGTGTTTCGTGTGCGCTCAGTGCTTCCAGCAGTTCCCAGAAGGACTCTTCTATGAG TTTGAAGGAAGAAAGTACTGTGAACATGACTTTCAGATGCTCTTTGCCCCTTGCTGTCATCAGTGTG GTGAATTCATCATTGGCCGAGTTATCAAAGCCATGAATAACAGCTGGCATCCAGAGTGCTTCCGCTGTGACCTCTGCCAGGAAGTTCTGGCGGATATCGGGTTTGTCAAGAATGCTGGGAG ACACCTGTGTCGCCCCTGTCATAATCGTGAGAAAGCGAGAGGCCTTGGGAAATATATCTGCCAGAAATGCCATGCTATCATCGACGAGCAGCCTCTGATATTCAAGAATGACCCCTACCATCCAGACCATTTCAACTGTGCCAACTGCGG GAAGGAACTGACTGCTGATGCGCGGGAGCTGAAAGGGGAGCTGTACTGCCTGCCATGCCATGATAAAATGGGGGTCCCCATCTGTGGCGCTTGCCGACGGCCCATTGAAGGGCGCGTGGTGAACGCCATGGGCAAGCAGTGGCATGTGGAG cattttGTTTGCGCCAAGTGTGAGAAACCCTTTCTTGGACATCGCCATTATGAGAGGAAAGGCCTGGCGTATTGTGAAACCCACTATAACCAG CTATTTGGTGATGTTTGTTTCCACTGCAATCGTGTTATAGAAGGTGATG tGGTCTCTGCTCTTAATAAGGCCTGGTGTGTGAACTGCTTTGCCTGTTCTACCTGCAACACTAAGTTAACACTCAA GAATAAGTTTGTGGAGTTTGACATGAAGCCGGTCTGTAAGAAGTGCTATGAGAAATTTCCACTGGAGCTGAAGAAAAGACTTAAGAAACTAGCCGAGACCTTAGGAAGGAAATAA
- the LIMS1 gene encoding LIM and senescent cell antigen-like-containing domain protein 1 isoform X3: protein MLGVAAGMTHSNMANALASATCERCKGGFAPAEKIVNSNGELYHEQCFVCAQCFQQFPEGLFYEFEGRKYCEHDFQMLFAPCCHQCGEFIIGRVIKAMNNSWHPECFRCDLCQEVLADIGFVKNAGRHLCRPCHNREKARGLGKYICQKCHAIIDEQPLIFKNDPYHPDHFNCANCGKELTADARELKGELYCLPCHDKMGVPICGACRRPIEGRVVNAMGKQWHVEHFVCAKCEKPFLGHRHYERKGLAYCETHYNQLFGDVCFHCNRVIEGDVVSALNKAWCVNCFACSTCNTKLTLKNKFVEFDMKPVCKKCYEKFPLELKKRLKKLAETLGRK, encoded by the exons CAACATGGCCAATGCCCTGGCCAGCGCCACTTGTGAGCGCTGCAAGGGCGGCTTTGCACCCGCTGAGAAGATCGTGAACAGTAACGGGGAGCTGTACCATGAACAGTGTTTCGTGTGCGCTCAGTGCTTCCAGCAGTTCCCAGAAGGACTCTTCTATGAG TTTGAAGGAAGAAAGTACTGTGAACATGACTTTCAGATGCTCTTTGCCCCTTGCTGTCATCAGTGTG GTGAATTCATCATTGGCCGAGTTATCAAAGCCATGAATAACAGCTGGCATCCAGAGTGCTTCCGCTGTGACCTCTGCCAGGAAGTTCTGGCGGATATCGGGTTTGTCAAGAATGCTGGGAG ACACCTGTGTCGCCCCTGTCATAATCGTGAGAAAGCGAGAGGCCTTGGGAAATATATCTGCCAGAAATGCCATGCTATCATCGACGAGCAGCCTCTGATATTCAAGAATGACCCCTACCATCCAGACCATTTCAACTGTGCCAACTGCGG GAAGGAACTGACTGCTGATGCGCGGGAGCTGAAAGGGGAGCTGTACTGCCTGCCATGCCATGATAAAATGGGGGTCCCCATCTGTGGCGCTTGCCGACGGCCCATTGAAGGGCGCGTGGTGAACGCCATGGGCAAGCAGTGGCATGTGGAG cattttGTTTGCGCCAAGTGTGAGAAACCCTTTCTTGGACATCGCCATTATGAGAGGAAAGGCCTGGCGTATTGTGAAACCCACTATAACCAG CTATTTGGTGATGTTTGTTTCCACTGCAATCGTGTTATAGAAGGTGATG tGGTCTCTGCTCTTAATAAGGCCTGGTGTGTGAACTGCTTTGCCTGTTCTACCTGCAACACTAAGTTAACACTCAA GAATAAGTTTGTGGAGTTTGACATGAAGCCGGTCTGTAAGAAGTGCTATGAGAAATTTCCACTGGAGCTGAAGAAAAGACTTAAGAAACTAGCCGAGACCTTAGGAAGGAAATAA